In Peromyscus eremicus chromosome 15, PerEre_H2_v1, whole genome shotgun sequence, a genomic segment contains:
- the Insig2 gene encoding insulin-induced gene 2 protein isoform X3 produces the protein MWSQASFHLHAVIGLLYPCIDRHLGEPHKFKREWSSVMRCVAVFVGINHASAKVDFDNSFQFSLTLAALSVGLWWTFDRSRSGFGLGVGIAFLATVVTQLLVYNGVYQYTSPDFLYVRSWLPCIFFAGGITMGNIGRQLAMYECKVIPEKSHQE, from the exons ATGTGGTCACAAGCATCTTTTCATCTGCATG CTGTGATTGGGTTGTTGTACCCCTGCATTGACAGGCATCTAGGAGAACCACATAAATTTAAGAGAGAGTGGTCCAGTGTCATGCGCTGCGTAGCGGTGTTCGTGGGTATCAATCACGCCAGTGCT AAAGTAGACTTTGACAACAGCTTCCAGTTTTCTCTCACGCTGGCTGCACTGTCAGTAGGGCTGTGGTGGACTTTTGACAGATCTAGAAGTGGTTTTGGCCTTGGCGTTGGAATCGCTTTCTTAGCAACTGTTGTCACTCAACTGCTAGTCTACAATGGTGTTTATCA ATACACATCTCCAGATTTTCTCTATGTCCGTTCTTGGTTGCCATGCATATTTTTTGCTGGAGGCATAACAATGGGAAACATTGGTCGTCAACTGGCAATG TATGAATGTAAAGTTATTCCTGAAAAGTCTCATCAAGAGTGA
- the Insig2 gene encoding insulin-induced gene 2 protein isoform X2, which yields MLLPAGSLLWNFPDSPALYPAHVQEQAVIGLLYPCIDRHLGEPHKFKREWSSVMRCVAVFVGINHASAKVDFDNSFQFSLTLAALSVGLWWTFDRSRSGFGLGVGIAFLATVVTQLLVYNGVYQYTSPDFLYVRSWLPCIFFAGGITMGNIGRQLAMYECKVIPEKSHQE from the exons ATGCTTCTGCCTGCAGGGTCACTTCTGTGGAACTTTCCAGACAGCCCAGCACTTTACCCTGCTCATGTGCAGGAACAAG CTGTGATTGGGTTGTTGTACCCCTGCATTGACAGGCATCTAGGAGAACCACATAAATTTAAGAGAGAGTGGTCCAGTGTCATGCGCTGCGTAGCGGTGTTCGTGGGTATCAATCACGCCAGTGCT AAAGTAGACTTTGACAACAGCTTCCAGTTTTCTCTCACGCTGGCTGCACTGTCAGTAGGGCTGTGGTGGACTTTTGACAGATCTAGAAGTGGTTTTGGCCTTGGCGTTGGAATCGCTTTCTTAGCAACTGTTGTCACTCAACTGCTAGTCTACAATGGTGTTTATCA ATACACATCTCCAGATTTTCTCTATGTCCGTTCTTGGTTGCCATGCATATTTTTTGCTGGAGGCATAACAATGGGAAACATTGGTCGTCAACTGGCAATG TATGAATGTAAAGTTATTCCTGAAAAGTCTCATCAAGAGTGA
- the Insig2 gene encoding insulin-induced gene 2 protein isoform X1 codes for MAEGKTESPGPKKCGPYISSVTSQSVNVVIRGVVLFFIGVFLALVLNLLQIQRNVTLFPPDVVTSIFSSAWWVPPCCGTASAVIGLLYPCIDRHLGEPHKFKREWSSVMRCVAVFVGINHASAKVDFDNSFQFSLTLAALSVGLWWTFDRSRSGFGLGVGIAFLATVVTQLLVYNGVYQYTSPDFLYVRSWLPCIFFAGGITMGNIGRQLAMYECKVIPEKSHQE; via the exons ATGGCGGAAGGAAAGACCGAGTCACCTGGGCCCAAAAAGTGTGGCCCCTACATTTCCTCTGTCACCAGCCAGAGTGTGAATGTGGTGATCCGAGGGGTGGTGCTCTTCTTCATTGGAGTCTTCCTTGCCTTAGTGTTGAACTTGCTCCAGATTCAGAGAAACGTGACACTTTTTCCACCTGATGTGGTCACAAGCATCTTTTCATCTGCATGGTGGGTACCACCATGCTGCGGCACAGCCTCAG CTGTGATTGGGTTGTTGTACCCCTGCATTGACAGGCATCTAGGAGAACCACATAAATTTAAGAGAGAGTGGTCCAGTGTCATGCGCTGCGTAGCGGTGTTCGTGGGTATCAATCACGCCAGTGCT AAAGTAGACTTTGACAACAGCTTCCAGTTTTCTCTCACGCTGGCTGCACTGTCAGTAGGGCTGTGGTGGACTTTTGACAGATCTAGAAGTGGTTTTGGCCTTGGCGTTGGAATCGCTTTCTTAGCAACTGTTGTCACTCAACTGCTAGTCTACAATGGTGTTTATCA ATACACATCTCCAGATTTTCTCTATGTCCGTTCTTGGTTGCCATGCATATTTTTTGCTGGAGGCATAACAATGGGAAACATTGGTCGTCAACTGGCAATG TATGAATGTAAAGTTATTCCTGAAAAGTCTCATCAAGAGTGA